Proteins found in one Helicobacter kayseriensis genomic segment:
- the rfbB gene encoding dTDP-glucose 4,6-dehydratase, giving the protein MKNILITGGAGFIGSNFISYFLQKYPHYKLYNLDLLTYAGKTENMQDFINHPNHTFIQGDICDKALLHQIFETNDIDSVIHFAAESHVDNSIHSPNIFIKTNIEGTFTLLDVAYHHWLEKPFTYKVPYGIFHHISTDEVYGSLGENGLFTEQTPYAPNSPYSASKASSDMLVRSYHHTYGLKTLITNCSNNYGPRQHSEKLIPTIIKKSLLGEAIPIYGDGLNIRDWLHVEDHCRGIDLVFHSKQYGETYNIGGNNEYTNIQIAHIVCSILDDLCPKSQGSYKDQITYVQDRAGHDRRYAIDSTKLQTSLGWKPQYDFLRGIRQTIEWYLLKYKT; this is encoded by the coding sequence ATGAAAAATATACTTATTACAGGGGGAGCAGGTTTTATTGGAAGTAATTTTATTTCTTATTTTCTTCAAAAATACCCTCATTACAAGCTCTACAATCTTGATTTACTGACGTATGCAGGAAAAACAGAAAATATGCAAGATTTTATCAATCACCCCAATCACACTTTCATTCAAGGGGATATTTGTGACAAAGCGCTATTGCATCAAATCTTTGAAACAAACGATATCGATTCTGTCATTCACTTTGCCGCAGAATCTCATGTCGACAACTCTATTCATTCACCCAATATCTTCATCAAAACAAATATTGAAGGCACTTTTACTCTCCTAGATGTTGCTTATCATCATTGGCTAGAAAAACCCTTTACCTACAAGGTTCCCTATGGCATTTTTCATCATATTAGTACTGATGAGGTATATGGCTCTCTTGGAGAAAATGGATTATTTACAGAGCAAACCCCTTATGCACCCAATTCGCCCTATTCTGCCTCAAAAGCTTCAAGTGATATGCTTGTCAGAAGCTATCACCATACCTATGGTCTCAAAACATTGATTACAAATTGCTCCAATAACTATGGACCTAGACAACATAGCGAAAAGCTCATTCCTACAATTATCAAAAAATCCCTACTAGGAGAAGCGATTCCAATCTATGGAGATGGACTTAATATCCGCGATTGGCTTCATGTAGAGGATCATTGCAGAGGAATAGATCTTGTTTTTCACTCAAAACAATATGGAGAGACTTACAACATAGGTGGAAACAATGAATACACCAATATCCAAATAGCACATATTGTTTGTTCGATTTTAGATGATCTTTGCCCCAAATCGCAAGGGAGCTATAAAGATCAGATCACTTATGTTCAAGATCGTGCAGGACATGATCGCCGATATGCAATTGATTCTACAAAACTTCAAACTTCTCTAGGTTGGAAGCCACAATATGACTTTTTAAGGGGAATTAGACAGACAATAGAATGGTATCTGCTAAAATACAAAACCTAG
- a CDS encoding UDP-glucose dehydrogenase family protein encodes MKLTIVGSGYVGLVSGACFAQMGNEVTCFDIDQNKIAMLSKAQIPIYEQGLEELVKNNLDKTLFFTSDLHRAYHNAQVIFIAVGTPMGEDGSADLSYVLEAAKEIGKHICSYCVIVDKSTVPIGTATLVRQSIQEELERRGLKIDFDVVSNPEFLKEGVAIKDFMSPDRIIIGSDSPKATKILQELYFPFTLKKDRIITMDIPSAEMTKYAANAMLATKISFINEMSRICEAVGADINAVRIGIGSDPRIGYEFIYPGIGYGGSCFPKDVRALQKIAQNFGVQTPMLQATDAINQSQKLLLAEKVLQVFGEDLHHKTFAIWGLSFKPETDDMREAPSLSIIQALTQKGARFQVYDPKAMENAKFYLKNFENLTYCDEKYQTLEDCDALLVLTEWKEFRSPDFSLIGSLLKHKIIFDGRNIYTHHPLEQLGIQYICIGKPHV; translated from the coding sequence ATGAAACTTACAATCGTGGGATCTGGTTATGTAGGTCTTGTCAGTGGGGCTTGTTTTGCACAAATGGGCAATGAAGTCACTTGTTTTGACATTGATCAAAACAAGATTGCGATGCTCTCCAAAGCACAGATTCCAATCTATGAACAAGGACTTGAAGAGCTTGTAAAAAACAATCTTGATAAAACTCTCTTTTTTACATCAGATCTACATAGGGCCTATCACAATGCTCAGGTGATCTTCATCGCTGTTGGCACTCCAATGGGAGAAGATGGCAGTGCAGACCTCTCTTATGTCCTTGAGGCTGCCAAAGAGATCGGGAAACACATTTGCTCATATTGTGTAATCGTTGATAAATCCACTGTCCCCATTGGCACAGCCACTCTTGTGCGCCAAAGCATTCAAGAAGAGCTTGAAAGAAGAGGATTGAAAATCGATTTTGATGTGGTCAGCAATCCAGAATTTCTCAAAGAGGGAGTTGCGATCAAAGACTTTATGAGCCCTGATCGCATTATCATTGGCTCAGATTCCCCCAAAGCAACAAAAATTTTGCAAGAACTTTACTTTCCCTTCACACTCAAAAAAGACAGAATCATCACGATGGATATCCCATCAGCTGAAATGACAAAATACGCAGCCAATGCAATGCTTGCGACAAAAATCAGCTTCATCAATGAAATGAGTCGCATTTGTGAGGCGGTGGGAGCAGATATCAATGCTGTAAGGATAGGGATTGGATCAGATCCACGCATTGGTTATGAGTTTATTTATCCAGGCATTGGCTATGGGGGGAGTTGCTTCCCCAAAGATGTGCGAGCACTGCAAAAAATAGCCCAAAATTTTGGAGTGCAAACCCCCATGCTTCAAGCAACAGATGCAATCAACCAATCTCAAAAGCTTCTTTTGGCAGAAAAGGTTTTGCAAGTGTTTGGTGAAGATTTGCATCACAAAACCTTTGCTATCTGGGGTTTGAGCTTCAAGCCAGAGACAGATGATATGCGAGAAGCCCCATCTCTAAGTATCATCCAAGCACTCACACAAAAAGGTGCGAGATTTCAAGTCTATGATCCAAAAGCAATGGAAAATGCAAAGTTTTATTTGAAAAATTTTGAAAATCTAACTTATTGTGATGAAAAGTATCAAACCTTGGAAGATTGTGATGCTTTGCTTGTTTTGACAGAGTGGAAAGAATTCCGCTCCCCAGATTTTTCGCTCATTGGCTCACTACTCAAACACAAAATCATTTTTGATGGGCGTAATATCTACACCCACCATCCACTAGAGCAATTAGGAATCCAATATATCTGCATAGGAAAACCTCATGTTTAG